One stretch of Candidatus Bathyarchaeia archaeon DNA includes these proteins:
- a CDS encoding B12-binding domain-containing protein, translating to MSWLKSMMEKEPPEPTNPIATVVIGNIEPDMHDTAKEAVRKSLKRAGFKTIDVGKSAPIDAFVQKIKENNATLLALSVNTVPAKNQLPKLMDAIKAAGLSVKIIMGGAAVKKEDADAIGALFGKNKEEAPEIAKKALA from the coding sequence ATGTCATGGCTTAAATCTATGATGGAAAAGGAACCTCCAGAACCAACCAATCCAATCGCAACTGTCGTTATCGGCAACATTGAACCCGACATGCACGACACAGCAAAAGAAGCAGTCCGCAAGTCACTCAAACGGGCAGGATTCAAAACAATCGATGTAGGCAAAAGCGCCCCAATTGATGCGTTTGTTCAGAAAATAAAAGAAAACAACGCAACTCTTCTCGCACTTTCTGTTAACACTGTACCCGCAAAGAACCAGCTTCCAAAACTTATGGATGCAATCAAAGCTGCAGGTCTCAGCGTCAAAATCATCATGGGCGGAGCAGCCGTTAAGAAAGAAGATGCAGACGCAATCGGCGCACTCTTCGGCAAAAACAAAGAAGAAGCCCCAGAAATCGCAAAGAAAGCACTCGCATAA
- the mtrH gene encoding tetrahydromethanopterin S-methyltransferase subunit H, with the protein MKRFNTEQKVYEIANVKVGGQPGELPTFLIGSIFWLGQKMVQDANKGIFDAAEAEKIINTMQTQSDQTGVNFALDVVGTTEEAFSKYIDFVAKHGDFPIMLDAMSPKTRMAAAKMAKEMGLQNRCFYNSVYKGVTDAELETLKESGIKMSIVLADNPKDNSLEGKMTVIEEALALAEKGGITQPLIDTAIPAFAPDMGTAVRTIPIMKEKYGHPVGLGSGNVVTTMGWVKAHVAKEFRYGCRTATNAIMQTMGANWLMIGPAEQAEYVFPAVAVVDTYIASAAADLETRPLNEEHPIFKLFL; encoded by the coding sequence ATGAAGAGATTCAACACTGAACAAAAAGTGTACGAAATCGCAAACGTTAAAGTGGGCGGTCAACCAGGTGAACTGCCAACTTTCCTGATTGGCTCAATTTTCTGGCTAGGTCAGAAGATGGTTCAAGACGCAAACAAGGGAATTTTTGACGCTGCAGAAGCCGAGAAAATCATCAACACAATGCAGACCCAAAGTGACCAAACTGGCGTAAATTTTGCTTTGGACGTTGTCGGGACAACTGAAGAAGCATTCAGCAAATACATTGACTTCGTCGCGAAACACGGCGACTTCCCAATCATGCTTGACGCAATGAGCCCCAAGACTCGTATGGCAGCAGCCAAAATGGCAAAAGAAATGGGTCTACAGAACAGATGCTTCTACAACTCAGTCTATAAAGGCGTGACCGACGCTGAGTTGGAAACCCTCAAGGAAAGCGGCATCAAAATGTCCATTGTGCTTGCCGACAACCCAAAAGACAACAGTCTAGAAGGCAAAATGACAGTCATCGAAGAAGCATTAGCGCTGGCAGAAAAAGGCGGAATCACTCAACCGCTAATTGACACCGCTATACCTGCGTTTGCACCAGACATGGGCACAGCAGTCAGAACCATACCCATCATGAAAGAGAAGTATGGTCACCCAGTGGGCTTAGGCAGCGGAAACGTCGTCACCACTATGGGATGGGTCAAGGCGCACGTCGCTAAAGAATTCCGCTATGGCTGCCGCACAGCAACCAACGCTATCATGCAAACCATGGGCGCCAACTGGCTTATGATTGGCCCAGCTGAGCAAGCTGAATACGTGTTCCCCGCAGTCGCAGTCGTCGACACCTACATTGCATCCGCAGCTGCAGACCTCGAAACAAGGCCACTAAACGAAGAGCACCCAATCTTCAAACTGTTCCTTTAA
- a CDS encoding DUF1616 domain-containing protein → MKPATWFGIVVVYTALTLLCVYFIPSDSTFSGIRTFFGFTFVAFVPGYCLTSFLFQERKLDFGEKTVLSVALSFSIAGISGLFLGLSPVGINVTSITQSLGIIVIALAVLAFLRKAGLIKVPTKKFNLKHSRAS, encoded by the coding sequence GTGAAGCCAGCCACTTGGTTTGGAATCGTCGTCGTTTACACAGCCTTAACGTTGTTATGCGTCTACTTTATCCCCAGCGACTCCACATTTTCAGGGATTAGAACCTTTTTCGGATTCACCTTCGTCGCCTTCGTACCCGGATACTGCCTCACCAGTTTCCTGTTTCAAGAACGCAAACTGGATTTTGGAGAAAAAACCGTCCTGTCTGTGGCGCTAAGTTTCAGCATCGCAGGCATATCTGGATTGTTCCTTGGCTTGTCGCCCGTTGGCATAAACGTCACCTCAATCACACAGTCCCTCGGCATCATAGTCATCGCGTTGGCAGTTTTGGCTTTCTTGAGAAAAGCAGGGCTGATTAAAGTGCCCACCAAGAAGTTTAACCTCAAACATTCCCGCGCAAGTTAA
- a CDS encoding nitrous oxide reductase family maturation protein NosD produces the protein MTNKKPPKVLALMFLFSLLLGLFFVGSVQANFMPMLTPTPAVVIADNGDISPASSPITRNGNVYSLTGDLVGYTLAIECDGIVLDGAGYSIRGINNTAGIFMQEANDVTLQNLNISGFTNGILATWLYYGHSSENSNTIINCSFSNNTYGIYLNDFSTGNTLTGNTATNNTYGICLSSCSNNILRSNQMANNTYNFFVYGSSGSGSLNDVDQSNTVDGKPIIYWVNQQGKEVPANAGYIALVGCKDLTVQGFNLKGNGQAMLLVEVTNVTVIHNSIEGNGNGIWLLNSHNNTIAENTFSHNVHNALYISSSNNNTLKQNTFLNNGLEGTQSSQVLGSDGRAAIRLSISSNNLITQNTLIGNGEGIDLRSCSSNLMCQNNLTATSGVGIGFFECSLNNVTQNRITQSTDWAIRLWYHTTQNVVNANYVANNSNGILLDEAEYNHIIQNTITNNTGWGIQLKSASDTSMTASNNTITHNNFVGNQQEHGLDVSIPGIWVWHGGNVAGVGNFWDDGKEGNYWGDYQTRYPNVSEVPGAGIWDVPWEINENNIDHCPLTSPYTVGLPINFTTPSPNPTATPTPDVSQSPKPTVTLLTPENKTYPQSTVEFSFVVEQPVPWIGYSLDGQANATINGNASLVGLTAGAHSLVIYVQSLDGAVGGSSVVNFAVQAPEAAQTVFPWAIAVGAVLFAVALSAVGLVWVSKRRGTGGGAGWFVKKL, from the coding sequence ATGACAAATAAAAAACCCCCCAAAGTCCTCGCACTGATGTTTCTTTTCTCCCTCTTGTTAGGTTTGTTTTTTGTAGGTTCTGTCCAAGCCAACTTTATGCCGATGCTGACCCCTACCCCCGCAGTAGTCATCGCGGATAACGGCGACATTTCTCCCGCGTCTTCTCCCATAACTCGAAATGGCAACGTTTACAGCTTAACAGGTGACCTTGTGGGGTACACTTTGGCTATCGAATGCGATGGCATTGTCCTTGACGGCGCAGGCTACAGCATTAGGGGCATCAACAACACTGCGGGGATTTTTATGCAAGAAGCCAACGACGTAACCCTGCAGAACCTAAACATTAGCGGCTTCACCAATGGCATCTTGGCTACTTGGCTGTATTATGGGCATTCTTCCGAGAACAGCAACACCATCATCAACTGCAGCTTCTCAAACAACACTTACGGCATCTACCTTAACGACTTCTCAACGGGCAACACGTTAACTGGAAACACTGCAACCAACAACACTTACGGTATCTGCTTGAGTTCCTGCAGTAATAACATACTTAGAAGCAACCAGATGGCTAACAACACCTACAACTTCTTTGTTTACGGCTCCTCTGGGAGTGGCAGCCTAAACGACGTCGACCAGTCCAACACGGTGGACGGTAAACCCATAATATACTGGGTAAACCAGCAGGGCAAAGAGGTCCCTGCAAACGCTGGTTACATTGCACTGGTTGGCTGCAAAGACCTCACTGTACAAGGCTTTAACCTGAAAGGTAATGGGCAAGCCATGCTTTTGGTTGAGGTTACAAACGTCACGGTCATTCACAATTCCATCGAGGGTAACGGGAACGGCATTTGGCTGTTAAACTCCCACAATAACACCATCGCCGAAAACACCTTTTCCCACAATGTGCATAATGCGCTTTACATTTCATCTTCAAACAACAACACCCTGAAACAAAACACGTTTCTAAACAATGGCCTTGAAGGAACGCAGTCATCGCAGGTTTTGGGCAGCGACGGACGCGCCGCCATTCGCCTTTCAATCTCCTCAAACAACCTCATCACCCAGAACACGTTGATAGGCAACGGTGAAGGCATTGACCTTCGAAGCTGCAGCTCCAACCTGATGTGCCAAAACAACCTTACCGCCACCAGCGGCGTAGGCATTGGCTTTTTTGAATGCTCCCTTAACAATGTAACCCAGAACCGAATCACCCAAAGCACTGATTGGGCAATCCGACTTTGGTACCATACAACCCAAAACGTCGTCAACGCCAACTACGTCGCCAACAACAGTAACGGTATCCTGCTCGATGAAGCCGAATACAACCACATCATACAAAACACCATCACAAACAACACGGGCTGGGGGATTCAGCTGAAAAGCGCCAGCGACACCTCAATGACTGCCTCAAACAACACCATAACCCACAATAACTTTGTCGGAAACCAACAAGAACACGGGTTGGATGTTTCTATACCTGGAATTTGGGTGTGGCATGGTGGCAACGTGGCAGGGGTCGGCAACTTTTGGGATGACGGCAAAGAAGGCAACTACTGGGGCGACTACCAAACCCGCTACCCCAACGTGTCCGAGGTGCCTGGGGCAGGCATCTGGGATGTCCCGTGGGAAATAAACGAAAACAACATCGACCACTGCCCCTTGACTTCTCCGTACACAGTTGGGTTGCCAATAAACTTCACCACACCCTCACCCAACCCAACGGCTACCCCAACACCAGACGTGTCCCAATCGCCAAAACCCACGGTTACCCTGCTGACCCCAGAAAACAAAACCTACCCCCAAAGCACCGTGGAGTTTTCTTTTGTTGTGGAGCAGCCTGTTCCGTGGATAGGCTACAGTTTAGATGGGCAAGCAAACGCGACGATTAACGGCAACGCCAGCCTCGTAGGCTTAACTGCGGGCGCACACAGTTTGGTGATTTACGTCCAGTCTTTAGATGGCGCCGTCGGAGGCTCTTCCGTGGTTAACTTTGCTGTTCAAGCGCCCGAAGCGGCGCAGACTGTTTTTCCTTGGGCAATCGCTGTGGGCGCGGTTTTGTTTGCAGTTGCGTTGTCGGCGGTTGGTTTGGTGTGGGTGAGTAAACGCAGAGGGACTGGCGGAGGGGCTGGTTGGTTTGTCAAGAAACTTTGA
- a CDS encoding NosD domain-containing protein — MKKPRIAFILILALFSSLLLLPAVANAQTALPTPIYIRSDGTVEGAGSILRDGDLYTFTADVAGSFVIEKSNVVIDGGGFTLRADADGFTIEDQTNVTIRDLSVNADSGTGMLINRVSGFRAQSVILYGERAGIRARNLTDSVIVACRIEANVEYALALAFSPDNTVVNNTIISHMIDAVNCGYSSNVLCGGNTIIYEPSQFPLAAGIQFDGSTNCVITENHIRGFPMAGINLQGYSNNNTISQNDVMNCSDGIRLSIGSDQNNLTSNYVGNCSGAGISLDSSQGNLLRRNQLNSNGQNLEVSSYTAAGWINDIDDSNWVDLKPVVYWVNEQGKTVPSYAGCIFLVNCTNMTIENQAFTGGGDAVLMVYTTNSTITSNFASENSTIRLYESSENCITANVFANNNVGLRLEASCFNNLISGNNFTANNNGISLSSSSSNTITQNNFTDNQNALFFASASSNNIYLNNFQNNTQQVYDNGMSNPYATVTTALNNKLAVGAVQTLSSVVVEPANFIGPPPLSENNWDEGKTGNFWSNYNGTDQNGDGIGDTAFYLYGNNQDNHPLMVPYSIGTTTPSPSSSTTPSSSPSPSPSQSPQPSPSVPEFPVLPLLVLFIGAVCVSFIVKLRGKTR, encoded by the coding sequence ATGAAGAAGCCCCGAATCGCCTTCATACTCATTTTGGCTTTGTTTTCCAGCTTACTTCTGCTTCCCGCGGTAGCAAACGCCCAGACCGCTTTGCCGACCCCCATTTACATACGCAGTGATGGAACCGTCGAAGGTGCAGGCTCCATCCTTCGTGACGGCGACCTTTACACTTTCACCGCAGATGTGGCTGGCTCCTTTGTGATTGAAAAAAGTAACGTGGTCATTGACGGCGGCGGATTTACACTTCGGGCAGACGCTGACGGCTTCACAATCGAAGACCAAACAAACGTTACAATACGCGACCTTTCAGTGAATGCCGATTCTGGAACTGGCATGCTGATTAACCGCGTCTCAGGCTTCAGGGCGCAAAGCGTGATTCTTTATGGGGAGAGGGCTGGCATCCGCGCCCGTAACCTAACAGATAGCGTAATTGTGGCCTGCAGAATCGAAGCAAACGTTGAATACGCCTTGGCGCTGGCGTTCTCCCCCGACAACACCGTAGTTAATAACACCATCATAAGTCACATGATAGATGCGGTGAACTGCGGTTACTCCTCAAACGTCCTCTGTGGCGGCAACACTATAATCTATGAGCCCTCCCAGTTCCCGCTGGCCGCTGGCATCCAGTTTGATGGCTCCACCAACTGCGTCATTACCGAAAATCACATCCGCGGATTCCCCATGGCAGGCATCAACCTGCAAGGCTACTCCAACAACAACACCATATCACAAAACGACGTGATGAACTGCAGCGACGGCATCCGCCTCAGCATAGGCAGTGACCAAAACAACCTGACCAGTAACTACGTGGGAAACTGTAGCGGTGCAGGCATAAGCCTTGACTCATCGCAGGGCAACCTGTTGCGGCGCAATCAACTCAACAGTAATGGTCAGAATCTGGAGGTGAGCTCTTACACGGCGGCGGGATGGATAAACGACATAGATGACTCCAACTGGGTGGACCTAAAGCCCGTGGTTTACTGGGTCAACGAGCAGGGCAAAACGGTGCCTTCCTACGCTGGCTGCATTTTCCTTGTGAACTGCACAAACATGACGATTGAAAACCAGGCTTTCACGGGCGGAGGCGATGCGGTTTTGATGGTTTACACAACAAACTCCACAATCACTAGCAACTTTGCTTCAGAAAACTCCACCATCCGCCTCTACGAATCCTCCGAAAACTGCATCACGGCAAACGTTTTTGCAAACAACAATGTGGGTTTACGGTTGGAGGCTTCTTGCTTTAACAACCTAATCAGCGGCAACAACTTCACCGCCAACAACAACGGCATTTCGCTTTCCAGCAGCTCAAGCAACACCATAACCCAGAACAACTTTACAGACAACCAAAACGCCCTCTTCTTTGCAAGCGCCAGCAGCAACAACATTTACCTCAACAACTTCCAAAACAACACGCAGCAAGTTTACGACAATGGCATGAGTAACCCCTACGCCACCGTCACAACCGCCCTTAACAACAAACTCGCCGTCGGGGCAGTCCAAACGCTCTCCAGCGTCGTCGTGGAACCCGCCAACTTTATCGGTCCTCCACCCCTGTCCGAGAACAACTGGGACGAAGGCAAAACCGGCAACTTCTGGAGCAACTACAACGGCACCGACCAAAACGGCGACGGCATAGGCGACACTGCGTTTTACCTGTATGGAAACAACCAAGACAACCACCCCCTGATGGTGCCTTACAGTATTGGGACGACTACGCCCTCCCCAAGTTCGTCAACAACACCTTCTTCTTCGCCTTCCCCAAGCCCATCCCAGAGCCCGCAGCCTTCCCCTTCCGTCCCAGAATTTCCAGTTTTACCCCTCCTCGTGCTGTTCATCGGAGCAGTTTGCGTCTCGTTTATTGTGAAACTGAGAGGTAAAACCAGATGA
- a CDS encoding PQQ-binding-like beta-propeller repeat protein translates to MTKFNSAKLLLLAILLCTLMFSPTLICLNGSETPQPTAWNKTFPSKQGSGNCVIQAADGGYVVAGTNNSESLLLKTAATGELLWSRTFGAGTANCVIQTNDGGYLLAGNSTSATLVKTDAQGNLVWSNVYLEQQGVLCTNALISTSDGCFAFVGSLSNKTGFFIKTDSEGNELWSQIYSMQTFDIRSLKNLQDVVQTDDGGYALAASGCMAKTDSAGDVQWTRDVGGDPAFLIATPDGGYVLPGTQSLSYNDLLVRSSLLVKTNAEGDWQWRKDLFTGQRNELLAATRTVDGSYFAAGSVREPPEDSTDYSVPFLLLDNCVAGVVKVDADGNLIGNLTYPPKAGGSNYIFSVIQTEDGNCVFTGSLGTGESESDIWLVKTEIQPFPDLTPPDITIFSPKNFTYSGSAYLTFKVNEPTAWITCSLDGKPAVSIAENLTLTGLTNGSHTIVVYAGDLAGNNGASEPVFFASQSNVDAQNSTPNPSVLDLPPADFLDITIVSPQNQSTSETADVPLTFLLNKTASWTGYSLDGQTTVTILGNATVPALPNGTHRLTLYANASNSNVTASETVEFAVAAPEAQFPGSSLSSQPDYTASILAAALIAAVLTITAGCLLLRRKPAPKTKQPIR, encoded by the coding sequence ATGACAAAGTTCAACTCCGCAAAGCTACTGCTACTGGCAATCCTCCTATGCACGCTCATGTTCTCTCCAACGTTAATTTGCCTCAACGGCAGCGAAACTCCCCAACCCACCGCGTGGAACAAAACCTTCCCCAGCAAACAAGGCTCAGGAAACTGCGTTATTCAAGCAGCCGACGGCGGCTACGTGGTTGCAGGAACAAACAACAGCGAATCCTTGCTCCTCAAAACCGCCGCCACAGGCGAGCTTTTATGGAGCAGAACCTTCGGCGCAGGTACCGCCAACTGCGTAATTCAAACCAACGACGGCGGCTATCTTCTCGCGGGAAACAGCACCTCTGCAACTCTGGTGAAAACCGATGCCCAGGGCAATTTGGTCTGGAGCAACGTGTACTTGGAGCAGCAGGGGGTGCTTTGCACAAACGCGCTCATTTCAACCAGCGACGGCTGCTTTGCGTTTGTTGGTTCCCTTTCTAATAAAACTGGTTTTTTCATCAAAACTGACTCCGAGGGTAATGAGTTGTGGAGTCAAATCTACAGCATGCAAACTTTTGACATCCGCTCCCTGAAGAACCTTCAGGATGTGGTCCAGACCGATGATGGCGGCTACGCGTTAGCTGCTTCTGGTTGTATGGCTAAAACTGATTCCGCGGGGGACGTCCAATGGACCCGCGACGTAGGCGGCGACCCCGCGTTCCTGATTGCAACCCCTGACGGCGGGTACGTTTTGCCTGGAACCCAGAGCCTCTCCTATAATGACCTGCTGGTGAGGTCCAGTCTTCTGGTTAAGACTAATGCGGAAGGGGATTGGCAGTGGCGCAAAGACCTCTTTACCGGTCAACGCAACGAGTTACTTGCGGCAACCCGCACCGTTGACGGCAGCTACTTTGCTGCCGGTTCTGTACGTGAACCCCCCGAAGACTCCACTGATTATAGTGTTCCTTTTTTGCTGCTTGATAACTGCGTGGCAGGGGTTGTAAAAGTTGATGCAGACGGCAACCTAATCGGAAACCTGACTTACCCACCAAAAGCTGGTGGTAGCAATTACATTTTCTCAGTAATCCAAACAGAAGATGGCAACTGTGTTTTCACGGGTTCTTTGGGAACCGGAGAATCGGAATCAGACATCTGGCTTGTGAAAACCGAGATTCAGCCCTTTCCTGACCTTACTCCTCCCGATATCACAATTTTCTCGCCCAAGAACTTCACCTATTCAGGTAGTGCATACCTTACTTTCAAAGTCAACGAGCCCACTGCATGGATAACTTGCAGCTTGGACGGAAAACCTGCTGTGTCCATAGCTGAAAACCTCACTTTAACTGGTTTAACCAATGGCTCCCATACGATAGTAGTTTATGCTGGTGACCTGGCGGGAAACAATGGGGCCTCTGAGCCGGTTTTCTTCGCAAGCCAATCTAACGTGGACGCCCAGAATAGTACGCCCAATCCGTCAGTTTTGGATTTGCCCCCAGCAGACTTTCTTGACATTACAATCGTTTCACCCCAAAACCAGTCCACTTCAGAAACCGCAGATGTCCCCCTAACTTTTCTTCTCAACAAAACCGCCTCCTGGACGGGCTACAGCTTAGACGGACAAACCACCGTAACCATCCTCGGAAACGCCACAGTTCCCGCATTACCTAACGGCACCCACCGCCTAACCCTCTACGCCAACGCCTCCAACAGCAACGTTACCGCCTCTGAAACCGTCGAATTCGCTGTTGCTGCACCCGAAGCCCAGTTTCCCGGGAGCTCCCTGTCTTCACAACCCGACTATACAGCCTCAATTTTGGCTGCTGCCTTAATCGCGGCGGTTTTGACCATAACGGCGGGGTGTCTGCTGTTGAGGCGAAAACCTGCCCCAAAAACGAAACAACCCATTCGGTGA
- a CDS encoding NosD domain-containing protein, with protein sequence MKKLAPTFALLSLLLLPLLLLGTAGLAGARPEETNFIQADGSVSGTANIQRNGDVYTFTGNITGSLTVERDNVVVDGVGYTLEGGNRGVVIAGRQNVTVKNVVVLLEGGYVVDVGEAQDCALINNTLIGTPEPLVIPGFEDMPSTPLLGPIAVNFLHSQNISVVNNTMVNFFYALSLEWSYGNTIVGNNLVDGVLGITIQNSTGCVFRDNHLSNCTFSTYTYPLYQYNNDLDSSNTVDGKPIIYWLNEKDKMVPSDAAYVALVNCTGITVQNCNPTGIALVSTSNSTVADVTMTGRRGDGIKLLDCTGITIVGCNLTDGAIAIGIENSSNNTIRDNEISTQLTRGINLGNASNNLIVGNLLFNNSYALAPSQDAVSTGNVVASNNFTNNGFAVTVRGNMQLVNNTFMGNEQAVLCYSGSNNITGNTFTGNGRGVILQSTGNTLRSNSFVGNNESLPINSANFDNNVDLTNTLNGKPMCYWVNQHNQTVPPDAGFLALVNCSGITAQGLTLNNQSNGVLLAFTSDSNITGNVIAGNTNGIYLYGAPNNTFIGNNVTDNGYAVYVSGGFISFLGYPPITYTPSSGNLFLQNNFVNNSQTLYDLAGAYQVNSPPSENIWDNGTVGNYWSTYSGSDENGDGVGDSGFVVYAKNTDNHPLMQAVTVETIPEFPAWAILPLFGAVALSVLAFKKRSLSKLNGGTQQ encoded by the coding sequence ATGAAAAAACTTGCCCCCACATTTGCCCTTCTGTCTCTCCTTCTACTTCCCTTGTTGCTTCTTGGCACCGCTGGTTTGGCGGGTGCGCGTCCTGAAGAAACAAACTTCATCCAAGCCGACGGCTCCGTCTCGGGAACAGCCAACATCCAGCGCAACGGCGATGTTTACACTTTTACGGGGAACATAACGGGCTCGTTGACCGTTGAGAGAGACAACGTTGTGGTTGATGGTGTAGGATACACGCTGGAAGGCGGAAACCGCGGTGTCGTCATCGCAGGCAGGCAGAATGTGACTGTGAAAAACGTGGTGGTGCTGCTTGAAGGCGGCTACGTAGTCGATGTGGGGGAAGCTCAAGACTGTGCCCTCATAAATAACACGTTAATTGGGACGCCTGAACCTCTTGTTATTCCAGGGTTTGAGGACATGCCTTCCACTCCCCTGCTGGGTCCCATAGCCGTTAACTTTCTGCATTCCCAAAACATATCTGTGGTAAACAACACGATGGTGAACTTTTTCTACGCCCTCTCACTTGAATGGTCGTATGGCAACACCATCGTCGGCAACAACTTGGTTGATGGTGTTTTAGGCATAACCATTCAGAACTCGACGGGCTGCGTTTTCAGGGACAACCACCTGAGCAATTGCACCTTCTCGACCTACACCTATCCCCTGTACCAGTACAATAACGATTTAGATTCGTCAAACACCGTGGACGGCAAACCGATTATCTACTGGCTTAACGAAAAAGACAAAATGGTGCCCTCGGATGCGGCGTACGTTGCGCTGGTAAACTGCACAGGCATAACTGTGCAGAACTGCAATCCCACAGGCATCGCGCTGGTTTCAACCTCAAATAGCACAGTCGCCGACGTGACCATGACGGGGCGCCGCGGCGACGGCATCAAACTGCTCGACTGCACGGGCATAACCATCGTTGGCTGCAACCTTACGGACGGCGCCATAGCAATAGGCATCGAAAACTCCAGCAACAACACCATACGCGACAACGAAATCTCCACCCAGTTAACCCGCGGCATTAACCTTGGCAACGCGAGCAACAACTTAATCGTGGGCAACCTCCTATTCAACAACAGCTACGCCCTTGCACCCTCCCAAGACGCCGTCTCGACGGGCAACGTGGTCGCGTCAAACAACTTTACAAATAACGGTTTTGCAGTTACCGTACGGGGTAACATGCAACTTGTCAACAACACGTTTATGGGTAACGAGCAGGCGGTTCTGTGTTACAGCGGCTCCAACAACATCACAGGCAACACGTTCACAGGCAACGGGCGAGGCGTCATTTTGCAGTCCACCGGCAATACCCTAAGGAGCAACTCTTTCGTAGGCAATAACGAAAGCTTGCCCATTAACAGCGCAAACTTTGACAACAACGTCGACCTCACCAACACGCTAAACGGCAAGCCTATGTGCTACTGGGTCAACCAGCACAACCAAACCGTGCCCCCCGACGCAGGCTTCTTGGCGCTTGTGAACTGCTCCGGCATCACTGCACAAGGACTCACACTCAACAACCAGTCAAACGGTGTCCTGCTTGCCTTCACCTCCGACTCCAACATCACAGGCAACGTCATCGCCGGTAACACAAACGGCATCTACCTCTACGGCGCCCCAAACAACACTTTCATAGGCAACAACGTCACGGACAACGGTTACGCGGTTTACGTAAGCGGCGGATTCATTTCCTTCCTCGGATACCCACCCATAACCTACACGCCATCCTCAGGCAACCTGTTCCTCCAAAACAACTTTGTAAACAACAGCCAGACGCTCTACGATTTAGCAGGTGCCTACCAAGTTAACTCGCCCCCATCCGAGAACATCTGGGACAACGGCACCGTGGGCAACTACTGGAGCACCTACTCAGGCTCAGACGAGAACGGTGACGGCGTGGGCGACAGCGGGTTTGTGGTTTACGCCAAAAACACCGACAACCACCCCCTCATGCAAGCCGTAACGGTGGAAACGATTCCCGAATTTCCAGCGTGGGCGATTCTGCCCCTGTTTGGCGCGGTAGCTTTAAGCGTTTTGGCGTTCAAGAAACGTTCCCTGTCTAAACTTAACGGAGGCACACAGCAATGA